In a single window of the Thermoanaerobacterium sp. PSU-2 genome:
- the ylxM gene encoding YlxM family DNA-binding protein, with protein sequence MNSDFVEMNVLYDFYGSLLTGKQMDIFKMYYMDDYSLGEISQELNISRQGVYDSLKRAESILKYYEDKLGLVKKYNDNMEKLSKIKQSIGEVKKYISDQKVLEALEDIEKEIDGLEF encoded by the coding sequence ATGAATTCTGATTTTGTTGAAATGAATGTATTGTATGATTTTTATGGTTCGCTACTTACAGGCAAACAAATGGATATATTTAAAATGTATTATATGGATGATTATTCATTAGGCGAAATATCACAGGAACTTAATATTTCAAGACAAGGTGTATACGACTCTTTAAAAAGGGCTGAAAGTATTTTAAAATACTATGAAGATAAATTAGGACTTGTAAAAAAATACAATGATAACATGGAAAAGCTCTCTAAAATAAAGCAGTCGATAGGTGAGGTTAAAAAGTATATTTCCGATCAAAAAGTCTTAGAGGCTTTGGAAGATATAGAAAAAGAAATTGATGGTTTAGAATTTTAA